The following proteins are co-located in the Nitrospira sp. genome:
- a CDS encoding secretin N-terminal domain-containing protein — protein MARDLFLSSPYRPRRTGRWLGAALALLLAMQPMSAYAESPGTSSGKITLDFNEVDIPVFVRFISELTGKNFVLDDTIKKQNIKISVFSPTKVTPDQAYSMFVSALEVSRLAVVAKGGIHQIVPMGELPPERGVYVYKLKHANATDLAAVLTNLVARSQTVAQTSPGTRPPMRPLTEFEAPVQVFADKATNAIVISATKAAYSRLQSVIHDLDTRRKQVFVEAVILEVQVDRLRQIGTDPLQVIGSGKAGALQGIAGFNRAPEDLAAIAQTISGVASGGTAAVLNTVNVRAFLQLLMSLTDTNILSTPQVLAADNQKAKIVVGENRPFPTGQAQGITGGTLVTIERKDVGVTLELTPQVLEDDLIRLELKQEITAIAENVAQTIGSGTASIPVGPTTTKRSMETTTIARDNQTIVVGGLVRDNVTISERKVPLLGDIPLIGWLFRFQSRQTEKLNLLVFLTPQLVRDEHDMADLSARKAKEINILQRDNRIEEPTRLKQDVLERLERPAPASPAPAEPKTP, from the coding sequence GTGGCTAGAGATTTGTTCCTGTCATCGCCGTATCGACCCCGCCGAACGGGACGCTGGCTTGGCGCGGCCTTGGCACTCCTCCTGGCCATGCAGCCAATGTCGGCCTACGCCGAATCCCCGGGAACCTCATCCGGCAAGATTACCCTCGATTTCAATGAAGTCGATATCCCGGTCTTTGTCCGGTTCATCAGCGAGTTGACGGGCAAGAACTTCGTCCTCGACGATACGATCAAAAAACAGAACATCAAGATCTCCGTCTTTTCCCCCACGAAGGTGACTCCGGATCAGGCCTATAGCATGTTCGTCTCCGCGCTGGAGGTCAGCCGCCTGGCTGTCGTGGCCAAGGGCGGCATCCATCAAATCGTCCCCATGGGCGAACTGCCTCCCGAGCGTGGTGTGTACGTGTACAAACTCAAGCATGCCAACGCCACCGACCTGGCCGCCGTGCTGACCAACCTGGTCGCCCGATCGCAAACGGTCGCCCAGACCTCGCCGGGCACGAGGCCCCCCATGCGGCCGCTGACCGAATTCGAAGCCCCCGTCCAAGTCTTTGCCGACAAAGCGACGAACGCCATTGTCATCAGCGCCACCAAGGCGGCATACAGCCGCCTGCAATCGGTTATTCACGATTTGGATACCCGCCGCAAACAGGTGTTTGTCGAGGCCGTCATTTTGGAAGTGCAGGTTGACCGGCTTCGACAGATCGGCACCGACCCCCTCCAAGTCATCGGTTCCGGCAAAGCAGGAGCGCTGCAGGGGATCGCGGGATTCAATCGCGCACCGGAAGATCTGGCCGCCATCGCCCAGACCATCAGCGGCGTCGCCTCGGGGGGCACCGCCGCCGTTCTCAACACGGTCAATGTCCGCGCCTTCCTGCAGCTGCTCATGAGCCTTACGGACACGAACATTCTCTCGACGCCGCAAGTCCTGGCCGCCGATAACCAGAAGGCCAAAATCGTCGTCGGTGAAAATCGTCCTTTCCCGACCGGCCAGGCCCAGGGCATCACCGGCGGCACCCTCGTCACCATTGAGCGGAAAGACGTCGGCGTCACACTGGAACTCACCCCCCAGGTTCTGGAGGACGACCTCATCCGCCTGGAGCTCAAACAGGAAATTACCGCCATCGCTGAAAACGTGGCGCAAACCATCGGATCAGGCACCGCCAGCATCCCTGTCGGTCCCACCACGACCAAACGGTCCATGGAAACGACCACCATCGCCAGAGACAATCAAACCATCGTGGTGGGCGGACTCGTGCGGGACAACGTCACCATCAGCGAGCGAAAAGTTCCCCTCCTCGGGGATATCCCCTTGATTGGCTGGCTTTTCCGGTTTCAAAGCCGCCAGACAGAAAAACTCAACCTGCTTGTTTTCCTGACTCCCCAGCTCGTCCGGGACGAACACGACATGGCGGACCTCAGCGCCAGAAAAGCCAAG
- a CDS encoding diguanylate cyclase yields MTKSTPTQRVLILHNDPVEMESLSSLLTSAGYQVVAGDLSSIALHELVHDPPHLMLAAEGTSGRSVESLTRQLKNDPFLGRLPLIVLIRESRLNDVDWGALHVDDYICLPYRPDEIVHRVRLCMSRLTRSLDANPLTRLPGNTTILFETTARIESGKPFALAYLDIDNFKSFNDRYGYGRGDEVLVVTCRILSTVVSELAGTEGFVGHVGGDDFVFMSAPDRIDAICETIIKRFDLVIPDFYDREERLRGYIDSVDRKGNREQFPIMSLSIAVVTNCHRSIDHPGDVSKIASELKKRAKTLQGSVFVKDQRTPDATAAHHAA; encoded by the coding sequence ATGACCAAGTCCACACCAACCCAGCGGGTGCTGATCCTCCACAACGACCCCGTCGAAATGGAATCCCTGTCGAGCCTCCTCACCAGCGCGGGCTACCAGGTCGTGGCGGGGGATTTGTCCAGCATCGCCCTGCATGAACTTGTCCATGACCCGCCCCACCTGATGCTGGCAGCAGAAGGGACCAGCGGGCGATCGGTCGAATCTCTGACCCGGCAGCTGAAAAATGACCCGTTTTTGGGGCGGCTGCCCCTTATCGTCCTCATCCGCGAAAGCCGGCTCAACGATGTCGACTGGGGCGCCCTGCACGTGGATGACTATATCTGCCTGCCCTATCGCCCCGACGAAATCGTCCATCGGGTGCGCCTCTGCATGAGCCGGCTAACCCGCTCGCTCGATGCCAATCCGCTAACCAGGCTTCCCGGCAACACCACGATCCTGTTTGAAACCACGGCACGGATCGAGAGCGGCAAACCCTTCGCGCTGGCCTATCTCGACATCGACAATTTCAAGTCCTTCAACGATCGCTACGGCTATGGCCGTGGCGACGAAGTCCTCGTCGTCACCTGCCGCATCCTCTCCACCGTCGTCAGCGAGCTGGCGGGAACAGAAGGCTTTGTCGGGCATGTGGGCGGCGACGATTTTGTCTTCATGAGCGCGCCCGACCGTATCGACGCCATCTGCGAGACCATCATCAAGCGGTTCGATCTGGTGATTCCTGACTTTTACGACCGGGAGGAGCGCCTGCGCGGCTATATCGACTCCGTCGATCGGAAAGGCAACCGCGAACAATTTCCCATCATGAGCTTGTCCATTGCCGTGGTGACCAACTGCCACCGTTCCATCGACCATCCCGGCGATGTCAGCAAGATCGCATCGGAACTCAAGAAACGCGCCAAAACGCTCCAAGGCAGCGTCTTCGTAAAGGACCAGCGTACTCCCGACGCCACCGCAGCCCACCACGCCGCATAA
- a CDS encoding HDOD domain-containing protein translates to MSVTATDFRQRIGQLGDLPTLPHVVQKLTSMIGRPNVSAEDIGSLIEKDQVLAAKVLRLANSPFYGFPSRIASVPHAVVILGLNVVKGLTLCATAYDIMKDAGMVQLWRHSLGVAITSQILGKHLNMKNPEEVFVAGLLHDIGKVILYVKWPEVGTKIRAANPAGDRPMFEVEQELYEVSHANVGGWLANAWHLPTALREPIMFHHQPGAAQEAPLQTAVVHVADILVKGMACGNPGDDLIPPLSRQAWELVGLTDETLAGCLAAASEEFLAIDDYL, encoded by the coding sequence ATGAGCGTCACAGCCACAGATTTCCGTCAGCGAATCGGCCAACTCGGCGACCTGCCCACCCTGCCGCACGTGGTGCAGAAACTGACCTCGATGATCGGGCGGCCGAATGTTTCCGCCGAAGACATCGGCTCCCTGATCGAAAAGGATCAGGTGCTGGCGGCAAAAGTCCTGCGCCTGGCGAATTCGCCTTTTTACGGATTTCCTTCCCGCATCGCATCCGTGCCGCACGCCGTGGTGATCCTCGGCCTTAACGTGGTCAAAGGGCTCACGCTCTGCGCGACGGCCTACGACATCATGAAAGACGCCGGCATGGTGCAGTTATGGCGGCATTCGCTCGGCGTGGCCATCACCTCGCAAATCCTCGGCAAACACTTGAATATGAAGAACCCGGAAGAGGTCTTTGTCGCCGGCCTCCTGCACGATATCGGCAAAGTCATTCTGTACGTCAAATGGCCGGAAGTGGGCACCAAGATTCGAGCGGCGAATCCAGCTGGCGACCGCCCGATGTTTGAAGTCGAACAGGAATTGTACGAGGTCTCCCATGCCAACGTCGGCGGATGGCTGGCCAATGCCTGGCATTTGCCGACCGCGCTCCGGGAGCCGATCATGTTTCACCATCAGCCGGGCGCGGCGCAGGAGGCCCCCCTCCAGACCGCCGTGGTCCATGTTGCCGACATCCTCGTCAAAGGCATGGCCTGCGGCAATCCTGGCGATGACCTGATCCCGCCCCTCTCGCGCCAGGCCTGGGAGCTGGTGGGATTGACCGACGAGACTCTGGCCGGCTGCCTCGCCGCCGCGTCAGAGGAATTTCTCGCCATCGACGACTATCTATGA